The DNA region acaatgctaccgtgctgctggtaaggtaggttgtttaatctacgccggcgggacaggcattttagcaccgggaatttggcccatccgggccggagaatcgcgggggggggtgggcagccgccaaccggcgcgattcccgcccctgccgaatatccggtgccggagaattcggcaaccggcgggtcgggactcacgccagcccccggcgattctccgacctggcggggggtcggagaatctcgcccctggtcgctgccggcgggaacagcgcgggaacgctgggggggtgggtgacctgcgggggggtggggagggtggatcctgcaccggggggggcctcaaatggggtctggcccgcaatcggtgcccacccatcgtcgggccggcctctctgaaggaggacctcctttcttccgcagccccgcaagatccgtctgacatcttcttgcggggcggactcggagaggacggcaaccacgcatgcacgggtgacgccagttatgcggcgccggccgcgtcatgtatgcagcaccatctttacgcggcgccaaggcctggtgcaTGTAAGTGacccggcgccgctcctagcccattatcgggccctgaatcggtcgggatagggccgttacctcgacggcgttcacgacggcacgaacactctgcctccatttcggagaatcacgcccataatgtctctccagaaagcctgcggcCTGTGAGCACGGCATTTTCTAAACTAcggggaccctgaatgaatgactctacaaagaagaccattaccggCTGAAAACTAAGACTCTAGTtgaaagcttgctgtgaagaaattaTGCTAAAGAACCACGTCTGAAGCAAagacttatcttttgaccttcatctttATTATttcttacccctttccacccctctgtgtttgtctgtcttgtatgcaTGGATAGATGATGGTACAGTTACAATAGGAAGTAGGTGTTAGCTTGTCGTTAACCAGTTAtacttactgcatatttcatgatagtccctttttataaataaacagtaatcgtgtttacatttacaaacctggtgactgttggTCAAAGACTTTGGATATGAGTTTGGGCGGATGGGGGTCATCTTCTCCCTTTTTAGTTTGGGAGTGTCCAcctcccatacctccctctcccaagcATGGGTCAGCCACCTGATTGCCCATGACTCCTTGTGGATGTTACTGGCCGGGTCTTCAAGCATGCATTCAGACTCCCTTCGATGGCCTGTGAGACCTTTTAGGATGTTCACTTGAACAGCCCTATCGTATCCTACGCCAGTTAAAACTGCTGCCTTAATTTCATCTAAGGTTTCTCCAGCTATGATTTGGGGTTTGGGCAAGGCAGAGCGTATTGCTGGACTTGACCACATTAAGATGCTCCTCCACATCGTCTAGCCCGTTTAAGACCCTGTGTTGACTTGCATTTTCAAAGAGGGGTTTTGATCCGCCGTTGGTTGGAAAACCCCTATTGCATTGCCAATGTCGGCGAGCTGCACCACGGCGTATGGGGTTACATATGTAACGTTGACATTCTATCCATCTCGCTGGCTGATGGTGAGTGGATTTATCAGGGCGGGGACATTTTATGGGGGTGCTGTTGGGTCGATTGcttggaatgggggaggggatccCCACTCATTATCAGGAATAGCATGTTCACAGGCTTCCTCTGCCCTTGGGTCTCCATCCCCGGATTCTGCCGTGAATAcgcacattgggcgaaattctcccccaacggcgcgatgtccgccgaccggcgccaaaaacggcgccaatcagacgggcattgtgccggcccaaaggtggggaatgctccgcatctttggcggcctagccccaacattgaggggctaggccgacgccggagggatttccgccacgccagctggcggaaatggcatttgttgccccgccagctggcgcggaaatgcggcgcatgtgcgggagcgtcagcggccgctgacagtttcccggcgtatgcgcgggagcgtcagcggccgctgaaagtttcccgcgcatgcacagtggggagagtctcttccgcctccgccatggtggaggccgtggcagaggcggaagggaatgagtgcccccacggcacaggcccgcccgcggatcggtgggccccgatcgcgggccaggtcaccgtgggggcaccccccggggtcagatcgccccgcgcccccccccaggaccccagagcccgcccacgccgcctggtcccgccggtaaataccaggtttgatttacgctggcgggacaggcaatttctgggcgggacatcggcccacccgggccggagaattgagcggggggtcccgccaaccggcgcggcccgattcccgcccccgcccaatctccggtaccggaggcttcggcgggggcgggggcgggattcacggcggccaacggccattctccgacccggcggggggtcggagaatgacgccccttatccctCTTTTTATGGATAGTTGCAGTTTTAGATTTTCAATCTCACGCAGGCTTTAAAAATGGTCTGTGGCCATGGGCTCTATTCTCTTTCCCTGCCTTATACAGGTCTTTCACTGCAGCTTGCAGGGGAAATTCTCTTTTGAATTCTATCTTTTCTAGTGCCGCATCCTGATCCTGGATCGCACACTTTTGATAAGCCTTCGCACACTGAGCCTGAAACTGGCTCATAAGCTGGCCGGGttcctttcctctctcattcctacTTTGTTTTCCAGTTTCTCTATACGTACTGCAGCATCACCTAATTCTTGTTTGATTTTTAaaatctcagcctctctcccgcagAGCTGCTTTAAACACCTCACGATCGCAATCGCCTTACATATTGTAGAAGCCTGTCTACCCACGTCTTAATGGGCATGGTTCCAACAAACTCGGCCTTCGGATCCCAGATCCGGTATTGGAGTGTTACCCCACTCCACCCATTTGGGCCACTTAAGGGTTTCCTCCCATTCAGCACGGCAGGCCAAGTTTAACTGTCTCACTAGGGTTCATCAAGGGCATGTGTGAATCAGCCGGGGTAGGGATCCGGCTTGCACTCAATTCCCTCCCACAGAATGTAGCCCACTCCCTTGACTATCCTATGTCTAGCTATGTAGTTTGTTCATCTCGTGTTACAGGCACCTATTTTGTGGCCCAAATTACTGGTTGGATACCTGTATTCTCATCCGCCCACTTGAATTCTGTCTGTCACGTGGGGCGACTGCCCTTTTAATTCAGGCTCAGGCTGGGTGCTGGAGATTACAAGGTTGGTGGGTTTGAATTCGGAGCAATTGGATAACTTCTTATCGAAGACCACCCAGAGGGACACCAATGTTGTCTGTAAACCCGCAGACACTTCGACCAATGGTTTACCCAGGTCCCTTAGTTGCGGGATGAACAAaggattcaaccaaatttattattaaacacagtaaAAGAGTCACCCCACCCTTAAATTAACCCAAACAATAGTAGTAGTCCCAAGTCTGTTAATACTACCCGTGCCGATGACCTCAGTCGAGCTGCGGGTTCGATTCTCTGAATCTCGATTCCCTCAGGTCCTTCGTCCGCGAAGGTGGGTCTCGCACGCAGCTTCCTTCTGTCTCTGGTCGATTGTCCAATCTTCTCTGCTACATCTGTGAGTCTTCAGTGGGCAGGGTCTTGGTGGTCGATCTTTGTACCCTTCTTCTCGTCTTGCCAGAaaattctctggccctcagccattgAGGTCTCGTGGTGGGGGTTGCAATACCCAATGGTGCTGCAAATAGTAACTCTGCAAGACACCAGGAACCCGATCCCAGGGGTCCATTCCTAGATGTATTGTTTGCATGTAACCTTACTCCATGCATGGtaactgggtgccagaaagtctagcttTGTCTGAGCAAAACCATCGATCCATATGAATAGGACCGATTGTCTCCTGATGggtgattgacagggcaggtccagacatgtcctGGCAGCTTGTCTGTGTTCAGTGTATTCAAAATTATCAGGCCTGCCTGTGGTTCTGACTGCgatttgatttaaaatgtccaattcttattTTAAAGTGTCCAAATTTATCGGTCCTAAAATATAGGCCACTATCCATTTTACCACAGTGCGCACCCTCTGGCGCTTCAATTAATAGAACAGGTAAAATGGTTTAGTTGTTTTGTCAGTCAGCAGAGAATGCATGTTGTGTACAGATTTGTGTTACATACTCTGTTTCCTCTGCAGTAGAAGAATTTCAGAAGCTGCAGCAAGCTAAGGAGACCTTAACCAATGAAGAGCACCGTTCCCGCTATGATCACTGGCGCCGCAGTGGGATTGCGATTCCGTTTCAACAGTGGGAGGCTCTGAGCAACACTGTCAAAATGGTAAGTAGTTCCTGGGTCCAAGCACTGATCTTTCATTCGAAATACATGTTGGTCGAAAAATTTAATTGCGTTAGGCCCATTTTACAGGTTCATTATGGGCAGCTAAGGAGCCAATAGGCCGTGTGTCTGTGCTCATCCCACGCTGGAAGTATACGGCCTGCTACAGTCATAAAAGTGTCCTTAGGCATCCAATAACTAGACTTTTAACTTTTATATTGAATAACTGATGAGAACTTCCCTTAATCCTCTTTTCTTTTattctttatgggatgtggacgtcactggcaaggccagcatttgttacacatccctttgaaccgagtggcttgcttggccatttgacagggtagttaagagtcaactacattgctgtgggtctggagtcacatgtaggccagactgggtaaggatagaCGATTTCCTtgactgaaggacattagtgaactagtttTGTTttgacaacaatcgatgatagcttcACGGGCCGAGATTTAGCGGGATCTGTGTAGGAGGGATTTCAGCTTGGGATTTTCCAGCGTCCCCCTCCCTCCACTACTCGGATGCCGCGATTAGGGGTATGCCCAGGAAGGGTGCGAACCTCATTTGCATACATTATAATATACTTAGTGGGCTTGAAGCCGCTATATCTTCCCACCCAGACGGCTTGACTCACAATGGCATGAATCACTACTAGATTGCAAAAATGAAAACTGGTtgtgatgccctcgtatgaacgagaTATAGCGTTCGACTCGTCGATcgccagttccaacgcgccacagcaaaacaccgcaccgacctcctcagaagacaaacacgggacacaaccaacagagtacccttcgtcgtcctgtactgcactggagcggaggaactacgacatcttcttcgcagactttaacatgtcattgatgaagatgaacatcttgtcaaggcaatccccacccccccactacttgccttcaaacaatcgcgcaacctcaaacagaccattgtttgcagcaaactacccagtcttcaggagagcagcgaccacgacaccacacaaacctgccatggcaatctctgcaagacgtgccagatcatcgacatgggtaccaccattaaacgtgagaataccacccaccaggtacgtggtatatactcgtgtgactcggccaacgttgtctacctcatacgctgcaggaaaggatgtcccgaagcgtggtacattggcaaacccatgcagacgctgcgacaatggatgaatggatatcgcgcgacaatcgccaggcaggaatgttcccttccagtcggggaacacttcaacagccaagggcattcagcctctgatcttcaggtaagcgttcgccaaggcagccttcaggacttacaacaacgcagaatcgccgagtagaaactgatagccaagttccgcacacatgagtactgcctcaaccgggaccttggattcatgttgcattacattcacccctcaccatctggcctgggcttgcaaaatcctaccaactgtcctggcttgagacaattcacacctctttaacctgtgatagtgggcagcacggtagcattgtggatagcacaattgcttcacagctccagggtcgcaggttcgattctggcttgggtcactgtctgtgcggagtctgcacatcctccccgtgtgtgcgtgggtttcctccgggttctccggtttcctctcacagtccaaagatgtgcaggttaggtggattggccatgataaattgccttagtgtccaaaattggccttagtgttgggtggggttactgggttatggggatagggtggaggtgttgaccttgggtagggtacttttccgggggctggtgtagactcgatgggccgaatggcctccttctgcactgtaaattctatgattatccctCTTTCCAGTCACTCCGcctgacctgtaaagacttaattaccttcaaaggatcacattcaaagtatcgtcttgcatcattgactttgtctatatatgtgtttctggaacccacctcttcattcacctgaagaaggagctgcgctccaaaagctagtgattcgaaacaaacctattggactttaacctggtgttgtaaaacctcttactgtgctcactccagtccaacgccggcatctccacatcattatatagtagtatctgcagttccctctagtggctattcatggtactacattaacccttgtattgCTGACAGTTATGGTAATACCACACTTTAATTTccactttttctcagcagaaagaaaTTAACTGCTTTTggtgtggtcaggagctgtcaatcatagctagatgtttatcaaCTTTGTGCTTAGGTTCAAAGCAGAGTACTTGAGAAGCATTCATGCGTGAAGTGAAATTAGAATAAACAATCCAGGCACTTGGCTGCCGGGAAGTGGCActatttgaaagtgaatagaatacacattctccctgtgtttgcgtggatttcgaccccacaacccaaagatgggcaagctaggtggattggccacgctaaattgccccttaattggaaaaatgaattgggtactctaaattaaaaaaaaacgaaagtgaatagaagccttgcagaggCAGATGAATGAAGAGAAGAAGCAGTGGGGTTTTTTCCGATTTCTGCCGGGACTGCTGTTTAGCTTCCGGTTTTTGCCGGGACTGctgtttagcttccaggcaggggtgactggtgGATATGGGGGGACGGAGGGGTGGTGTGTGTATGTGATATGGGAGTGGGTCTCTCTGATATGAGTGCTCTCTGGTGTTGCTCTATAGTGGGCCTCTCTGGTGGAGATCTctcatgggggtctctgatatgggcgcTCATTGATATGGGGTGGTCTCTGATGgaagggtctctgttatgggggctctCTGGTGGGAGTGTCTGATGCGGGGGTCTGGTGGGGAGGGGAATCTGATGAGGTCTCTGAAGTGGGTCTCTGATTGGAGTctgattggggggtgggtggggagggtcagGTCACTCTCATACGTGTTGTGGGGGCGGTGACCCAGCAATtcctgcagtgggggggggggagatgccagTGCATgtcagtgggggctggggtggggtgcagGATTGCATTGTGGGGGGCCAGCGGTCAGATCTCAGTatcgggccgcctgctcaaaatggcggcccaatcagcacggtggcgcattgggttagctcttctgcctcactgtgccgaggtcccaggtttgaactcggctttgggtcactgttcgtgtggtgtttgcacattctccccgtgtttacgtgggtttcgcccccacaacccaaagatgtgcaggataggttgtggattggcccttaattagaaaaaatgaattggacactctaaatgtcTGAAAAGAAAATAGCGGCCCAATAGCGGGATTTGGAACGGGCTGCCTAGCtctccccgccatgcataaatccTGCGCATTTTGTATTCAGTCGGTGCTCAGTCCAATGTGAAAGTACATGTCTATGAGTATGCACTGTGGACAACGTTGTCATGATATTTAAACatgcatcataacacatacataatgatagacagagcaacggaccaattagcacacataacacgacagccaatcacagacaagagcagacacagtataaaacaagaaacacgacacttcctgggcagtccatctggagacggcacagggccaggacctcatagcaagacactcacgcaGTCACAACGTGCTGTGTACCAAGTTtgaagtataaatagtttaatggaataaaactgcgttgtaccaatcgcaaccgtgttggttcgtctgtacctcagagcacccaacacttcaaaggTGACCATGAGCTGTGAAAAATGCTAAACGCATCAAAGAAAAGTTGATGGGTTTTAAGATTGCTTTCAGCTTCTATTATTCCTTCGTAGATGTTGGCAAGATTTTTATGTTGCTTGGATGGGCACGTGCCCTACCTGGATGTGGGTGAAATCATGTGAAAAGATGTCAAGTAAATTTCCCAATGCCAGTGATATTTGGTCAGCGGGAACGCGTGCAAGTTGGAagtactcccactgacaatcaagaAACAAAATCAGATCCATGAGCACTTATGTTTGTTGCAACACTAATGCCCTGAGAGTGCTATTCTGCCTGCCAGCAGTGTGTAGTCAGAAGTAACCTTAAATTTTCTAAGATGCTGACAGGAGGACAGGGTCACCCCTGACAGATAAACTTGGGACtaccatggaaccatagaatccctacaatgcaaaaggaggccatttggcccatcaggtctgcaccgaccctccgaaagaccaccctccctaggcccacacccccgccctatccccataaccccgtaacctaacctgcacatccctggacactaaggggcaattcagcatggccaatccacctaacctgggagggaaccggagcacccagaggaaacccacgctgacatggggagaaagtgcaaactccacacagaaagtcacccaagccCCCATGAGACTAACAGAGAACGGATTGAAATGCAAGGGGTTTTACCTTTAAAGCCGATCAAATATTTAGATTTAAATATGCCTCATCAGATATGTTTTGTCATTTTTGTGAAAAGTTGGATTTGGTTAACCAATGGAAGATGATACAGGCCAGGCCGGCCTTCACACCCAGATCTGTCAGTAGGATTTGTAGCAACTCCTCACCAGTTGGACCAATTCATGAGTCTACCCCAGGTCGGTTAAGTGGCACACttgaaatattgggctggattctccgccagccgcTGCGAATAGCGGAGTTTCCaatggggtggagaatccaatgTCGGGCAAAAAAACAGCATCTACGCTGGACGCCGATCTCATTCTGATGCTCTGGCCCCCTGTTGGTGGCGACATAGAGGTTCACGCCCCAcggcagcgggaggatgcaaatgagaCCCATTCGTATCCCATTAATGGGTTGGgctacatgggctggattctccgcagccccgcgccgaaatggcgatcggcatgggggcggagaatccagtttcacgccgaaatcgggcccagcgccggtctggcgattctccgggtcccgagaATCGGCGTGGTCGCGGAGTACTCTGCgcagctgggggcccattgccagaggccagcccagcaATCCTctactcccgaccggccgagttcccttcggcgtagaactaaccctggtggggggcagggggatcggccaccagtgggggggggggggggacggacaatTATAGGCGTCCGGGGGACAGATCAGCGGGGTTAGATCTTTGGGCGCATGGCCGATCGGGAAGCTTTAATTTCTCTGTCTGCCTCCACGGTCagagtccaccatggcgctcggcGTGGCCGCTGAAGGCTGCCGCCAccgtgcgcggactcaaaaccggaagtgcgggggcccgtatccacagctaaagcggcgtgaactactctgggtccctgctagccccctgcagggcattgaatcgacttcactttttcccaggaatcttcagagtaaaacgccagcgtttctacgccggcatggggacaacctgggagaatccagccccatatttttcaATCccacgtgattctccggtcctctgtgcCAGGAATTctgtgggtgagaattggtgcaggtatttacaaaTGCAGCCCTGACGCAGtgcacctcgcggtgggccaaaggTTAACTCTTTAAGGGACTTgctcccaaagtccattggagggccagCTTCTCCCCCCACAATGTTAATCCTGGGTtgagcccactcccccccccccccctccctcctgcaccaattacagagacccccaccagagaccccaccctATAAGAGAGTATCCAGCCTGGAAGCCCCCAATAAGATACCTCTGCCTGGAAGTCCCCCCATAAGAGAgaagatccctgtctggaagctagaggggagtccagacagaggcaatgaAAAACAATCACTACTTCAAAACGCacttgggcaatacacctgctggctcaggcggaGGAAGGGCCACCTGTAAATTCCAgggaagagaaaaccagtcagctggcttTAAACCAGCTCAGatatttgatctgcaagccattgatATGTATCTCTGTGAAATTGCTTGAACTAGGCAGCGACGAGGGTGGcatgtgtcacagtggttagcactgggactacggtgctgaggatccgggttcgaatcccggccctgggtcattgtccgtgtggagtttgcacattctccccatgtctgcgtgggtttcaccgccacaacccaaagatgtgcaggttaggtggattggccgtgctaaattgccccttaattggaaaaaaataaataattgggtactctaaattttttttaaaaaactagacagtgactgacagcttccacgcacacacccagctgtctggattgtttaattatcTCCTTTCATGCTTGAGCGACTTTCAATAGTCGGCcatgaaactaactgcaatgtctATAAACATCTAGCTTTAATTGACAGCTTCTGAGCCACATCAAAGAGAGCTAAGTGCTTTTTGCAGTGAAAAAGACGTGAGAGCACTTAAGCACTTATCTCACTGCAATTCTGACTGATCCTTGTCAAATATCACAGTTAGGTTCCGCTAATCATAAAAGAGACAGACTctacatcagtggtgggcaacctgtggcccGGGGCCTATCTGGCCCATCAGAAttctgagtgtggcccacaagACACTTTGTTGACTTCTGCACATGTGCAGAGTTGCCTCTCTGGTTTTCATCTGTGTAGCTTTTTTCTCCCGGTATGACTAAAGTGATACGGGCATGAAGTGAGCTGCGTGCTGATtggacacaacattgactgtgagagccaagCGTTCCCTCTGTGTCCAatcaagtgtaaatatttattttgtttttgcctCTTGAAGTTGATGCCAGTTCCATTAATATATAAATGCATTTTCTgcaacttgttatgaaatattcggcgtgtattaaatgtaatCAACATTATTCAAGGGTCATGGGttgtgaacaagcccgatttcaatcatGCGGCCCTCTGAGATGAAGggggccactcatgcggcccacttacTCGCCGAGGTTGCCCACCACTGACCTACATAGTTGAGAAAGCCTCATGCCAGGAAAGAAAAGTGTAAAAAATGTGAAGTGAAGTGAACAGAAAATACCGAAGAATTATACGTTTGTCAATACTTGTGTTTCCTAGTCCATGCACTGGGCAGTGAGAAGTAAGAAAGAGCCAATGCTGGAGGCACCCACTCTACATCCAGAAGGTTCCACAAAGACAATGGAGCAGAGATGTCCAACTGAGGAGGAATTGAACAAAGTGTCTACCGGTGACATGAAACGGGTGGATTTACACGAAACCGGAGTCAAAGAGAAAATAATTGCTGATGATGACCAGAAATTTTTGGAaagtcccacctctccacgtgagtATGGAAAACTGATTTTTAAAAAGATCCTTTCGTGGGCctcactggtaaggccagcatttgctgcccatccctaattgcctttgaactgagtgagtTGCGAGGTCATTTCGTAGGGCGGTTAATAGTCACCCACATtgctctgcagtcacatgtaggccagaccgggtaaggatggcagatttccctcacaaaaggacattcgtgaaccagatgggtttttacagcatagtttcatggtcaccattactgagactggatTTAGATTCCAGATTTATTAGTCAAATTTAAATTCCGGCAGCtgcgtgttgggatttgaaccctgagcatcagcctgggcctctggattacgaggtcagtgacattaccacaaccccgtcatctcccctttttaaaagcgaaacaagggggcgggattctccggtctcccacccGCGTGTTTCTGGGCAGCAGGAggcagcgcgccgttcgctggcaacgggattctccgctcccgctgctgtcagtgggaattcccattgaagtcgcCCCACACTCCTG from Scyliorhinus torazame isolate Kashiwa2021f chromosome 16, sScyTor2.1, whole genome shotgun sequence includes:
- the dnajc12 gene encoding dnaJ homolog subfamily C member 12, which produces MDSILNHTAEDSEDYYLLLGCDELSTTEQIVAEFKAKALSCHPDKHPHNPKAVEEFQKLQQAKETLTNEEHRSRYDHWRRSGIAIPFQQWEALSNTVKMSMHWAVRSKKEPMLEAPTLHPEGSTKTMEQRCPTEEELNKVSTGDMKRVDLHETGVKEKIIADDDQKFLESPTSPRISNVNDYHYHFRWSGDSPSELLRKFRNYEI